The DNA region ATCGCCGCCTGCTACGAGATGTCGGTCGAGCCGGAGCGCATTGTCAAGTTCTCCGGCATCGGCTGCTCGAGCAAGAGCCCGGCCTACTTTCTCAGTCGCTCCTTCGGCTTCAACGGGCTGCACGGGCGCATGCCGTCGCTGGCGACCGGGGCCCTGCTGGCCAACCGGTCGATGAAGGGCGTCGGGGTCAGCGGTGACGGGGACACGGCGAGCATCGGCATCGGCCAGTTCATCCACCTGCTGCGGCGCAATGTCCCCCTGGTCTATATCGTCGAGAACAATGGCGTGTATGGCCTGACCAAGGGCCAGTTCTCGGCGACGGCCGACAAGGGGGCGATGCTCAAGAAAGGCGAGGCCAACCCCTTCCATCCGGTCGACATTTGCTTCGAGGCCCTGGCCGCCAACTGCGGCTTCGTCGCCCGGTCGTTCGCCGGCGATCCGCGCCAAGTAAAGGAGCTCATCAAGGCTGCCCTGAGCTTCGAAGGGACGGCGGTGCTGGACATCATCAGTCCCTGCGTGACCTTCAACAACCGCGATGAATCGACCAAGAGCTACGCCTGGGGCAAGCAGCACGAAGACCCGATCCATGACATGACCGTGATCCCGATCCGGGAGGAAATCGAAGTCGAGTACGAGCCCGGGGAGGCGACAACCGTGGAGATGCACGACGGCTCCCGCGTCGTGCTTAAGAAGCTCGAGCGGCAATACGACCCGACCGACCGCTTGGCGGCGGTGACGCTGTTGGAACAGTCCCGTCTGAGCAACGAGCTGCTCACCGGCTTGCTATACCTGAATCCGAACCAGCCGTCGCTGGTCGACATTGGGAATCTCAGCCTGACGCCCTTGTCCCAACTGCCGGAGGATGTGCTGCGCCCGGCGCGCGCCACCCTCGAGATCGTCAACGGCGAGTTCCGCTAGATCGGTCCTGCCTGTGTGGCCCTCTCCGGCGCAGGACGGGGACCCACCGTCCTGCGCCGGTGTATTGCACGAAGGTATAATCCGCCGCCATGAGGACCGCAGCTTGAATCGCTGGGGAATTGCCGCCGGGCTGTTGGCCGCCGCTATCTGGGGTGGGATGTATGTGGTAAGCAAGGTTGTGTTGGGGGTTGTGCCGCCCTTTACGCTTCTCAGTTTGCGCTTGCTGCTCGGCATCGCTTGTCTGGGGCTGATCGTCGTCCTCACAGGTAGAATCCACCTCCGGCGGGCACAGGTGAGATCGATCCTGTTCGTCGGCCTGCTTGGCTACGGGGTATCCATCGGACTGCAGTTCGTGGGCACCCGCCTGACCAGCGCAGCCAATGCGTCGCTCGTGACCTCGGCTTCGCCGATCTTCATCATGCTTTTTGGGGTGTTGATCCTGGGTGAGCGCGCCAGCCTCGAGCGCGGAGTGGCGCTGGGGCTGGCTTTCCTCGGCGTCCTGGCCGTGATCGATCCCCGCGCGGCCTCGATCCATGAGCCGTCGTTTGCGGGCAACCTGGCGCTGCTCGGCGCCGCCGTCACCTGGGGACTGTATTCTGTCCTGGTGCGCCAGGTCAGCCATTCTGCCAGGACCGTCGAACTCAGCCTAATCGCATTTCTTGGGGGGCTTCCGGTGGCAATTGGGATGTCGGTGGCCGAGCGGACGCGCCTGCCGCTGGGGGAGGTGACACCCTTGGTCGTAGCCGGAATCTTGTACCTGGGCGTGATCTCGACCGCGCTAGCCATGTTCTTGTGGAACAAGTCCT from Anaerolineales bacterium includes:
- a CDS encoding thiamine pyrophosphate-dependent enzyme, which codes for IAACYEMSVEPERIVKFSGIGCSSKSPAYFLSRSFGFNGLHGRMPSLATGALLANRSMKGVGVSGDGDTASIGIGQFIHLLRRNVPLVYIVENNGVYGLTKGQFSATADKGAMLKKGEANPFHPVDICFEALAANCGFVARSFAGDPRQVKELIKAALSFEGTAVLDIISPCVTFNNRDESTKSYAWGKQHEDPIHDMTVIPIREEIEVEYEPGEATTVEMHDGSRVVLKKLERQYDPTDRLAAVTLLEQSRLSNELLTGLLYLNPNQPSLVDIGNLSLTPLSQLPEDVLRPARATLEIVNGEFR
- a CDS encoding DMT family transporter; protein product: MNRWGIAAGLLAAAIWGGMYVVSKVVLGVVPPFTLLSLRLLLGIACLGLIVVLTGRIHLRRAQVRSILFVGLLGYGVSIGLQFVGTRLTSAANASLVTSASPIFIMLFGVLILGERASLERGVALGLAFLGVLAVIDPRAASIHEPSFAGNLALLGAAVTWGLYSVLVRQVSHSARTVELSLIAFLGGLPVAIGMSVAERTRLPLGEVTPLVVAGILYLGVISTALAMFLWNKSLQLLEAGVVSILFFAQPVVGVGLGAWVLGEQLSRAFWLGAGLIGAGLVLAARASVPREVGEPPTSAGMSPTGRAR